Proteins found in one Hyphomicrobiales bacterium genomic segment:
- a CDS encoding SUMF1/EgtB/PvdO family nonheme iron enzyme: MIGQRLTDCDVCPEMVVLPPGTVQLGSPEHEPARQPYEGPQLAITFKKPFAISRTEITLAQYQAFMTATGYVPSKECRSGDASISAVDVTEPGYLQTPSHPAVCLSRLDAKHYVAWLSERTGRAYRLPSASEWEYAARAGSETAYAPGPELLNTSAHFASRAELGIAPGSRGVGSYGPNSFDVLDMHGNVAEWVEDCWYDPMSLAPQNGNALSVGYTCPTRIVKGGAWYSDAADLRSAARREVDEKTADNGIGVRVVRDM, translated from the coding sequence GTGATCGGCCAGCGCCTGACCGATTGCGACGTCTGCCCGGAAATGGTGGTGCTCCCGCCCGGTACCGTCCAGCTCGGCTCTCCCGAGCACGAACCGGCTCGCCAGCCCTATGAGGGCCCGCAGCTCGCGATCACCTTCAAGAAGCCCTTCGCGATCTCGAGAACGGAGATCACGCTCGCTCAGTACCAGGCCTTCATGACCGCGACGGGCTACGTTCCGAGCAAGGAATGCCGTTCGGGCGACGCCTCCATCTCGGCTGTCGACGTGACCGAGCCGGGCTACCTCCAGACCCCGAGCCACCCGGCTGTCTGCCTTTCGCGGCTGGATGCCAAGCACTACGTCGCCTGGCTCAGCGAGCGCACCGGTCGCGCCTACCGACTGCCCTCGGCGTCCGAGTGGGAGTATGCGGCCCGCGCCGGCTCCGAGACCGCCTATGCGCCCGGCCCCGAGCTGTTGAACACTTCGGCCCATTTTGCCTCGCGCGCCGAACTCGGCATCGCCCCCGGCTCGCGCGGCGTCGGCTCCTACGGCCCGAATTCCTTCGACGTCCTCGACATGCACGGCAACGTCGCGGAATGGGTCGAGGACTGCTGGTACGATCCGATGTCGCTCGCCCCGCAGAACGGCAATGCCCTCAGCGTCGGCTACACCTGCCCGACGCGCATCGTGAAGGGCGGCGCCTGGTATTCGGACGCCGCCGACCTGCGCTCCGCCGCCCGCCGCGAAGTCGACGAGAAAACCGCCGACAACGGTATCGGCGTCAGGGTGGTGCGGGACATGTAG
- a CDS encoding sodium:solute symporter family protein: MDDKVFWLIACVAAYWLCCVVLAFRGALSARSATDYLIAGRSVPFWIFVVAATATSFSGATFLGHPGLIYADGFQYAYTSFYAIVIPLTGVLFLKRQWMIGKRFGFVTPGEMFASYFRGDAVRLLVVLVAIMFSVPLIALQFQVSGQLVQYVSAGEIPADFAILALAAGVLVYVAIGGLRAVAAVATLQGLLLVAGMITLGYMTLEAIGGFDALKRGIALIGELDPVRTPDGHSHYLAVPGVIQLVTSGPAAEGGPWTAMMIFSYMIAMLGIQATPIFTMWAFASRDPAPFASQQVWASAFVIGIVLFVAAAIQGIGGHLLGADAIMNAAPEADGLVSNRLDPIAPGEQGLLVPSLITAFSVGMPWLAGLLALAAIAAMQSTGAVYLSTLSGLLTRDLVKHFVVPSASHGLQRGIARLMVLIVLVVATAAALLTSDALVLLGGIAIALGVQMWPALIAVCYVPWLTRTGITMGLIAGIVAVVLTEKLGGQIAAALGYALPWGRWPFTIHSALWGLAANLLVAVVFSALTQSREATEHRMRFHGFLRAHANLPTERRALIPAGWVLTVLWMFFAIGPGLVTGNAILGDPNDASTWVLGLPSIWAWQIIFWGGGVIVLWFLAYQLEMSTPPRRRVEALIDDIGDVSDTGEALRS; this comes from the coding sequence ATGGACGACAAGGTTTTCTGGCTGATCGCTTGCGTCGCCGCGTACTGGCTGTGCTGCGTTGTCCTGGCGTTTCGCGGCGCTCTCTCGGCTCGCTCGGCGACCGACTATCTCATTGCCGGTCGTTCGGTCCCGTTCTGGATCTTCGTGGTCGCGGCGACGGCGACCTCCTTTTCGGGCGCCACCTTCCTCGGCCACCCGGGCCTCATCTACGCCGACGGCTTCCAGTACGCCTACACCTCGTTCTATGCGATCGTCATACCGCTCACCGGCGTCCTTTTCCTCAAGCGTCAGTGGATGATCGGCAAGCGCTTCGGCTTCGTGACGCCGGGCGAGATGTTCGCTTCCTACTTCCGTGGGGACGCTGTGCGGCTCCTGGTCGTGCTCGTTGCGATCATGTTCTCGGTGCCGCTGATCGCGCTTCAGTTCCAGGTCTCGGGCCAACTCGTGCAATACGTGAGCGCGGGCGAGATCCCGGCCGATTTCGCGATCCTCGCCCTCGCGGCCGGCGTTCTCGTCTACGTCGCCATCGGGGGCCTGCGGGCTGTTGCTGCCGTCGCGACCCTCCAGGGGCTGTTGCTGGTCGCCGGCATGATCACCCTCGGCTACATGACTCTCGAGGCGATCGGCGGCTTCGATGCCTTGAAGCGTGGCATCGCCCTCATCGGCGAACTCGACCCCGTGCGCACGCCGGATGGTCACTCCCACTACCTCGCGGTGCCCGGAGTGATCCAGCTCGTCACGAGCGGCCCGGCTGCGGAAGGCGGACCCTGGACCGCCATGATGATTTTCTCGTACATGATCGCGATGCTGGGCATCCAGGCGACCCCGATCTTCACGATGTGGGCATTCGCCAGCCGCGACCCTGCTCCGTTCGCCTCTCAGCAGGTCTGGGCATCGGCCTTCGTGATCGGCATCGTGCTGTTCGTTGCCGCCGCCATCCAGGGCATCGGCGGCCATCTGCTCGGCGCCGATGCCATCATGAACGCGGCGCCAGAGGCCGACGGCCTCGTGTCCAACCGGCTCGATCCGATTGCGCCCGGCGAGCAGGGTCTGCTCGTGCCCTCGCTCATCACCGCGTTCTCCGTCGGCATGCCCTGGCTCGCCGGCCTCCTGGCGCTCGCCGCCATCGCCGCGATGCAATCTACCGGAGCGGTCTACCTCTCGACCCTTTCGGGTTTGCTGACGCGCGACCTCGTCAAGCACTTCGTCGTGCCCTCGGCCAGCCATGGCCTGCAGCGTGGGATCGCACGGCTGATGGTGCTGATCGTACTGGTCGTGGCGACCGCCGCCGCGCTCCTGACCAGCGACGCGCTCGTCTTGCTCGGCGGCATCGCCATCGCGCTCGGTGTCCAGATGTGGCCGGCGCTGATCGCCGTCTGCTATGTTCCATGGCTGACCCGCACCGGCATCACGATGGGGTTGATCGCCGGCATCGTCGCGGTCGTGCTCACCGAAAAGCTCGGCGGTCAGATTGCCGCCGCCTTGGGGTATGCGCTGCCCTGGGGTCGCTGGCCGTTCACCATCCACTCGGCACTCTGGGGCCTCGCGGCCAACCTCCTTGTCGCCGTCGTGTTCTCCGCGCTGACGCAGAGCCGCGAGGCGACCGAGCATCGCATGCGCTTCCACGGCTTCCTGCGCGCGCATGCGAACCTGCCCACCGAGCGCCGGGCGCTGATCCCCGCCGGCTGGGTGCTGACCGTGCTGTGGATGTTTTTCGCGATCGGTCCCGGGCTCGTCACCGGCAATGCGATCCTCGGCGACCCGAACGATGCCTCGACCTGGGTACTGGGTCTGCCGTCGATCTGGGCCTGGCAGATCATCTTCTGGGGCGGCGGCGTGATCGTACTCTGGTTCCTGGCCTACCAGCTCGAAATGTCGACGCCACCTCGTCGCCGCGTCGAGGCACTGATCGACGACATCGGCGACGTCAGCGATACCGGGGAAGCATTGCGCAGCTGA
- a CDS encoding alpha/beta fold hydrolase, with product MNGIEASFSSAGVEIAYLDAPADRDAAPERLPVLLIHGFASNYRVNWVDTSWVRHLRQAGHRVIAFDVRGHGRSDKLYDETLYGAPIFADDAFRLLEHLGIERAHVQGFSMGARIAAFLALEHPERVASVVFSGLGANMVLGLPGARAIAHAFLAEDPAEVTHPTARSFRDFAVSTGSDLRALAACILSARARITAEMVGALRVPTLVAVGTDDPIGGPAKGLADLIPGAEHFDIVGRDHMKSVGDRTHKQAVTAFFARHEPRASAG from the coding sequence ATGAACGGCATCGAAGCGAGCTTTTCTTCGGCCGGCGTCGAAATCGCCTATCTCGACGCCCCGGCGGACCGGGATGCCGCGCCCGAGCGCCTGCCCGTGCTCCTGATCCACGGTTTCGCCTCGAACTACCGGGTCAACTGGGTCGACACCAGCTGGGTCCGTCATCTTCGGCAGGCAGGTCACCGGGTGATCGCCTTCGACGTTCGCGGCCATGGCCGCTCCGACAAGCTCTACGACGAAACACTCTATGGCGCGCCGATCTTCGCGGACGACGCGTTCCGCCTCCTCGAACACCTCGGGATCGAACGGGCCCACGTCCAGGGGTTCTCGATGGGCGCCCGGATCGCCGCGTTCCTCGCCCTCGAGCACCCCGAGCGGGTCGCCTCGGTGGTCTTTTCCGGCCTCGGCGCCAACATGGTCCTCGGACTGCCCGGCGCCCGCGCCATCGCACACGCCTTCCTCGCCGAGGACCCGGCCGAAGTGACCCATCCGACCGCCAGGAGCTTTCGCGACTTCGCGGTCTCGACCGGCAGCGACCTTCGGGCGCTCGCGGCGTGCATTCTCTCGGCGCGCGCGAGGATCACCGCCGAGATGGTCGGCGCGCTGCGCGTTCCAACGCTCGTGGCGGTCGGCACGGACGATCCCATCGGCGGCCCGGCAAAGGGCCTCGCCGACCTCATCCCCGGTGCCGAGCACTTCGATATCGTCGGCCGCGATCACATGAAGTCGGTCGGCGATCGCACCCACAAGCAGGCCGTCACCGCGTTCTTTGCCCGTCACGAACCGCGCGCGTCCGCCGGCTGA
- a CDS encoding methyltransferase domain-containing protein, giving the protein MSGTDDDREQRLRAEGRANAYALQQEAEAAGTPFSWFDALYRKADGEPGLIPWEKAAPRFRLAAWLADNPGAGRRAIDVGCGLGDNARMIAEAGWQVTAFDIAETAVAWAARRHAGIARLSFVAADLLSPPADWRGAFDLVHETYNLQAMPRHLLARAVAALPALVAPGGRLLLMTRFADPDREAPPPGPPWPLTEADLAPLERAGLVRVEAERFDDRRDPPIPHLLALYERAK; this is encoded by the coding sequence ATGAGCGGCACCGACGACGATCGCGAGCAACGTTTGCGCGCCGAGGGCCGGGCCAACGCCTACGCCCTCCAGCAGGAAGCCGAGGCCGCCGGCACGCCCTTTTCCTGGTTCGATGCTCTCTATCGCAAGGCGGACGGCGAACCCGGCCTCATCCCCTGGGAAAAGGCCGCCCCGCGTTTTCGCCTCGCCGCCTGGCTCGCGGACAACCCGGGCGCCGGCCGGCGCGCCATCGACGTCGGCTGCGGCCTCGGCGACAATGCACGCATGATCGCCGAGGCCGGCTGGCAGGTCACCGCCTTCGACATTGCAGAGACCGCGGTCGCCTGGGCCGCCCGGCGCCATGCGGGCATCGCCCGCCTCTCCTTCGTTGCCGCCGACCTTCTTTCCCCTCCCGCCGATTGGCGCGGCGCCTTCGACCTCGTGCACGAAACCTACAATCTTCAGGCGATGCCGCGCCATCTCCTCGCTCGGGCCGTCGCGGCGCTGCCCGCCCTCGTTGCCCCGGGCGGCCGCCTCCTCCTCATGACCCGTTTCGCCGATCCGGACCGGGAGGCTCCGCCCCCGGGCCCACCCTGGCCCTTGACCGAGGCCGACCTCGCCCCCCTCGAGCGTGCCGGCTTGGTACGCGTTGAAGCCGAGCGTTTCGACGACCGCCGCGATCCCCCGATCCCCCACTTGCTCGCGCTCTACGAACGGGCGAAGTGA
- a CDS encoding DNA polymerase III subunit chi, which produces MAEVWFYHLESRPLERVLPMLLERTLARGWKAVVQAGSPERVAALDSHLWTYENSSFLPHGRSGEPNAGHQPILLTAEDGNENSSTVRFLVDGAWTGGLDCYERVIVIFDGGDADQLAAARTHWKEAKAAGHALSYHQETPDGRWEKKA; this is translated from the coding sequence ATGGCCGAGGTCTGGTTCTATCACCTCGAGAGCCGCCCGCTGGAGCGTGTCCTGCCGATGCTCCTCGAACGCACGCTGGCTCGCGGCTGGAAGGCGGTCGTCCAGGCGGGCTCGCCCGAACGCGTTGCCGCGCTCGATTCCCACCTCTGGACCTACGAGAATTCCAGTTTCCTTCCCCATGGCCGGAGCGGCGAACCCAACGCAGGACACCAGCCGATCCTGCTGACCGCAGAGGACGGGAATGAGAACAGCTCTACCGTGCGCTTTCTGGTGGATGGCGCCTGGACCGGTGGCCTCGATTGCTACGAGCGCGTGATCGTCATCTTCGACGGCGGCGACGCGGACCAGCTCGCGGCCGCCCGTACCCACTGGAAGGAGGCCAAGGCCGCCGGCCATGCTCTTTCCTACCACCAGGAGACCCCGGACGGGAGATGGGAGAAAAAGGCATGA
- a CDS encoding ribosome biogenesis GTPase Der gives MPFTVTIAGRPNVGKSTLFNRLTGRRIALVDKTPGLTRDRRMANATIAGRRMTVVDTAGLEDADPGTISARMRAQSELAIREADLVLFVIDARAGIIAGDELFAQIVRESGRPVLLLANKCEGRQGLDGAYEAFSLGLGEPVAISAEHGEGMGELYRLIIERFDDHAMSAAETEAAARAAADSEKAAASGPAPEADAGAKGPADGETAGEDAGSEGTADAAPLHALKVAIVGRPNAGKSTLVNSLLGEERMITGPEPGLTRDSIAVDLTWTGRAIRLFDTAGLRRKSRIHERPEQLSVGDALRAIRFAEVVVLLLDAESPFDKQDLAIADLVAREGRALVIAINKWDLVEDKPTRLRALREEAERLLPQIRGVPLVTLSALSGSGLERLRKAVLAMEEAWNRRISTAALNRYLAEATGRHAPPAVSGRRVRLRYMTQPNARPPTFIVFTSRPEALPEAYQRYLVNGLREAFDLPGVPIRLHWRKGKNPFAEG, from the coding sequence ATGCCCTTCACCGTCACCATCGCCGGCCGACCGAACGTCGGAAAATCGACGCTCTTCAATCGGCTGACAGGACGGCGCATCGCCCTCGTCGACAAGACGCCCGGGTTGACACGTGACCGGCGAATGGCCAACGCCACGATCGCCGGACGCCGCATGACCGTGGTCGATACCGCCGGCCTCGAGGATGCCGATCCCGGCACGATCTCGGCGCGCATGCGTGCCCAGAGCGAACTGGCGATCCGCGAGGCCGATCTCGTCCTCTTCGTCATCGACGCGCGCGCGGGCATCATCGCGGGCGATGAATTGTTCGCCCAGATCGTGCGAGAAAGCGGGCGCCCGGTGCTCCTCCTGGCCAACAAGTGCGAGGGGCGCCAGGGGCTCGACGGCGCCTACGAGGCCTTCTCCCTCGGTCTCGGCGAACCCGTCGCCATCTCCGCCGAACACGGCGAAGGCATGGGGGAACTCTACCGGCTCATCATCGAGCGCTTCGACGATCATGCCATGAGCGCGGCGGAAACCGAGGCTGCGGCGCGGGCGGCGGCGGACAGCGAGAAGGCCGCGGCGTCCGGCCCGGCCCCCGAGGCCGATGCCGGTGCGAAAGGGCCCGCCGACGGGGAGACCGCCGGTGAGGACGCCGGCAGCGAAGGCACCGCCGACGCCGCCCCTCTCCATGCCCTCAAGGTCGCCATCGTCGGGCGCCCGAACGCTGGAAAATCCACCCTCGTCAACAGTCTCCTCGGCGAGGAGCGTATGATCACCGGCCCGGAACCGGGCCTGACCCGCGATTCCATCGCTGTCGATCTGACCTGGACGGGCCGCGCCATCCGCCTCTTCGATACCGCGGGCCTACGGCGCAAGTCGCGCATCCACGAACGCCCCGAACAGCTCTCCGTCGGCGATGCCCTGCGCGCGATCCGCTTCGCCGAGGTGGTCGTCCTTCTCCTCGATGCCGAAAGCCCGTTCGACAAGCAGGACCTCGCCATCGCTGACCTCGTTGCGCGCGAGGGGCGGGCGCTCGTCATCGCGATCAACAAGTGGGATCTGGTGGAGGATAAACCGACGCGTCTGCGCGCGCTGCGCGAGGAGGCCGAGCGCCTCCTGCCGCAGATCCGTGGCGTCCCACTCGTCACCCTCTCGGCGCTCTCTGGCTCCGGCCTCGAGCGCCTGCGTAAGGCGGTTCTGGCGATGGAGGAGGCATGGAACCGCCGCATTTCGACGGCCGCGCTCAACCGCTACCTCGCCGAGGCGACCGGACGCCATGCCCCGCCCGCCGTCTCCGGCCGCCGCGTGCGCTTGCGCTACATGACGCAGCCGAACGCCCGCCCCCCCACCTTCATCGTTTTCACCTCCCGCCCCGAGGCACTGCCCGAGGCCTACCAGCGCTATCTGGTCAACGGCTTGCGTGAGGCATTCGACTTGCCCGGCGTTCCCATCCGCCTGCACTGGCGCAAGGGGAAGAATCCCTTCGCCGAGGGCTGA
- a CDS encoding AsmA family protein: MLNPVSLARWTTGFAAAILVASGVHAASEIIEASRVPAAATAVLGALSGERLHLVSPRLSIALPDEPDLSALEPMLRRLLEAGAGPGFRSVLIEDGTVEIVRGNRSMTLQGVNLEFSHGSDDEVTARATFNVAGAPGALSLDARLPPANDAAATRPASVTLEGGGLGLRFSGDVRLGAGPRAAGRLKLEIAAGSPFAALLGGPLRATPFRGLSLAGDLTYGGGKAAIEDTTLRYGQSMAQGFLSIDLSGQQPNIDATLAFTRLELTDALVAADGATPAPSAWTTELAHLLEQAMHNLDADLRLSAEQIDAGTLELGRTALSVTLRQGRLLADAAESAVAGGMLNGQIELTLDAPGANGAPQTFHLQLRSEATTVEIDRLLAPFSDLAALRGVGSAQLHLKSSGGSPGELLENLAGGLALTIPDGGSLAMDLAGLATLARQGTLHGWPPSAGNRTEFDQLEANFTLRGGNAFCDRVRLETGSGTLIVDGSVNLAQQRLYMRIDVDELDTAASAATRADPSVLMLKGPWTQPSIHYEDLAPRQGAVTPDGTSGSFTPGNAPLPPSTGTAGAGGG; encoded by the coding sequence GTGCTGAACCCTGTGTCCCTGGCGCGATGGACGACCGGTTTCGCGGCGGCCATCCTGGTCGCATCGGGTGTGCATGCCGCATCTGAGATCATCGAGGCCAGCAGGGTGCCTGCCGCCGCCACTGCGGTTCTCGGCGCCCTCTCCGGCGAGCGCTTGCACCTCGTCTCCCCACGGCTGAGCATTGCGCTGCCCGACGAGCCGGACCTGTCCGCCCTCGAGCCAATGCTGCGGCGACTGCTCGAGGCAGGCGCCGGGCCCGGTTTTCGCTCGGTGCTGATCGAGGATGGCACGGTCGAGATCGTGCGCGGCAACCGCTCGATGACGCTCCAAGGCGTCAACCTCGAGTTTTCGCACGGCTCCGACGACGAGGTCACGGCCCGCGCCACCTTCAATGTCGCAGGCGCCCCCGGGGCCCTCTCCCTCGACGCCCGCCTTCCCCCGGCGAACGATGCGGCCGCCACCCGCCCCGCCAGTGTGACGCTCGAAGGCGGCGGCCTCGGACTGCGCTTTTCGGGCGATGTGCGGCTTGGCGCAGGGCCCAGGGCCGCAGGCCGCCTCAAACTGGAAATCGCCGCCGGCTCGCCCTTTGCGGCTCTGCTGGGAGGCCCGCTTCGCGCCACGCCGTTTCGCGGCCTTTCACTCGCCGGCGATCTGACCTACGGCGGCGGCAAGGCGGCGATCGAGGACACGACGTTGCGCTACGGCCAGAGCATGGCGCAGGGCTTTCTGTCCATCGATCTCTCCGGCCAGCAGCCGAACATCGATGCCACGCTCGCGTTCACGCGCCTCGAGCTGACCGATGCTCTGGTCGCCGCGGACGGCGCGACCCCGGCCCCCTCGGCGTGGACGACGGAGCTTGCCCACCTTCTCGAGCAAGCGATGCACAACCTCGACGCCGATTTGCGCCTCTCGGCCGAGCAGATCGACGCCGGCACACTCGAACTAGGGCGCACGGCCCTGTCCGTGACGCTCCGCCAGGGGCGGCTCCTTGCGGATGCCGCCGAATCGGCTGTCGCGGGCGGGATGCTCAACGGCCAGATCGAGTTGACCCTCGATGCTCCCGGCGCGAACGGCGCACCGCAGACCTTCCACCTGCAATTGCGGAGCGAGGCGACGACGGTCGAGATCGACCGCCTCTTGGCCCCCTTTTCCGACCTCGCCGCTTTGCGCGGGGTGGGTAGCGCCCAGTTGCACCTCAAGTCGAGTGGAGGCTCACCCGGCGAGTTGCTCGAGAACCTCGCTGGCGGCCTGGCGTTGACCATTCCGGACGGCGGCAGTCTTGCGATGGATCTCGCCGGGCTCGCGACCCTGGCCCGTCAGGGCACGCTGCACGGCTGGCCGCCGAGCGCGGGCAACCGGACGGAGTTCGACCAACTCGAGGCCAACTTCACGCTGCGAGGTGGCAACGCCTTCTGCGACCGCGTCCGGCTCGAGACCGGCAGTGGCACACTGATCGTCGATGGTTCGGTCAATCTCGCCCAGCAGCGCCTCTACATGCGCATCGACGTCGACGAACTCGACACGGCAGCGAGCGCCGCAACGCGCGCCGATCCATCGGTCCTGATGCTGAAGGGCCCTTGGACCCAGCCGAGCATCCACTACGAGGATCTGGCGCCGCGCCAGGGCGCGGTGACACCGGATGGCACGAGCGGAAGTTTCACTCCGGGCAACGCCCCGCTGCCACCCTCGACGGGGACAGCCGGAGCAGGTGGCGGCTGA
- a CDS encoding transporter substrate-binding domain-containing protein, which yields MHVPEIMYRQATDIVLGALCLGLFFFALLSGLPRAEDDVALRIAAPLLPPQMDLDGRGREADIVQAAFEAAGLNRRIEFHIMPFTRHWKSYASDQRLDAVITVPKEVTLKGVRSEPYIYYQNGVFYDRSSIPGGLGNNPIGALELSRIVTFAGSTAVLKELGPLSERAPMYIERADQLSHSVVLASGFVDVVIADELIFDFYTRQVGASVAGTVDAPPSRELVFDPIFCPTPYQVVFRSFELRELFNSGLSVIQKNGTLEKINSDYHASRGVQRLDREGCLK from the coding sequence ATGCATGTTCCGGAAATCATGTATCGGCAGGCTACAGACATTGTCCTAGGCGCCCTCTGTTTGGGATTGTTCTTTTTTGCCTTGTTGAGTGGGTTGCCGCGGGCCGAGGATGATGTCGCGCTGCGAATTGCCGCTCCGCTCTTGCCGCCCCAGATGGACCTCGACGGGCGGGGCCGGGAAGCTGACATCGTACAAGCCGCATTCGAGGCCGCCGGACTGAACCGGCGTATCGAGTTCCATATCATGCCTTTTACTCGGCACTGGAAGTCGTACGCAAGTGATCAGCGGTTAGATGCGGTGATCACTGTGCCAAAGGAAGTGACCCTCAAGGGCGTTCGATCAGAACCCTATATCTACTACCAGAATGGTGTGTTCTACGATCGCTCATCAATACCTGGAGGACTGGGCAACAACCCGATCGGCGCGCTGGAGCTCAGTCGGATCGTTACTTTCGCTGGCTCGACCGCGGTGTTGAAAGAACTGGGCCCTCTGAGTGAGCGGGCGCCGATGTATATTGAACGTGCCGATCAGTTGAGCCATTCTGTGGTGTTGGCGAGCGGATTCGTTGATGTCGTCATTGCTGATGAGTTGATATTCGATTTTTACACCAGGCAGGTCGGCGCGAGCGTAGCGGGAACCGTTGATGCTCCGCCGTCGCGCGAGCTCGTATTTGATCCGATATTTTGCCCCACTCCCTATCAGGTTGTGTTTAGAAGTTTCGAGTTGAGAGAGTTGTTCAATAGTGGGCTCTCTGTCATCCAGAAGAATGGCACGCTTGAGAAAATAAATAGTGATTACCACGCGTCGAGAGGGGTCCAAAGGCTGGACAGGGAGGGGTGTCTCAAGTGA
- a CDS encoding zinc-finger domain-containing protein yields the protein MAGHGTTPHFCNDLGVERISIGVREFQCMGARPPHDHPHVFLDMGSDNQIICPYCSTLYVHEARLAPDQSDPPTCLHTGHIR from the coding sequence ATGGCCGGACACGGCACAACTCCACACTTCTGCAACGACCTCGGCGTCGAGCGCATCTCGATCGGCGTCCGGGAATTCCAGTGCATGGGCGCGCGCCCGCCTCACGATCACCCGCACGTCTTCCTCGATATGGGCAGCGACAACCAGATCATCTGCCCCTACTGTTCGACCCTCTACGTACACGAGGCGAGATTGGCACCGGATCAAAGCGATCCGCCGACCTGCCTGCACACGGGCCATATCCGCTGA
- a CDS encoding aminotransferase class I/II-fold pyridoxal phosphate-dependent enzyme yields MPFLAESLGRIKPSATIAVTQKARDLKAAGKDVIGLGAGEPDFDTPDNIKEAAIAAIRRGETKYTAVDGIPELKAAIARKFKRENGLDYTAAEITVGTGGKQVLYNALIATLNPGDEVIVPAPYWVSYPDIVLLGGGTPVFVETRMEDGFKLTAGALEAAITPKTKWLVFNSPSNPSGAAYSHAELKALTDVLLRHPHVWVLSDDMYEHLTYDGFRFVTPVEVEPALKSRTLTMNGVSKSYAMTGWRIGYAGGPAELIKAMGKLQSQSTSNPSSIAQWAAVEALDGPQDFIAERAEAFKARRDLVVSMLNQAKGLHCPTPEGAFYVYPSCAGCIGTTSASGKVISDDEAFVTALLEEEGVAVVQGAAFGLSPFFRISYATSTAALEEACTRIQRFCGNLR; encoded by the coding sequence ATGCCCTTCCTCGCCGAAAGCCTCGGTCGCATCAAGCCGTCCGCCACCATCGCGGTCACGCAGAAGGCGCGCGACCTCAAGGCGGCAGGCAAGGACGTCATCGGCCTCGGCGCGGGCGAGCCCGATTTCGACACGCCCGACAACATCAAGGAGGCGGCGATCGCGGCCATCCGGCGCGGCGAGACCAAGTACACGGCCGTCGACGGGATACCGGAACTGAAGGCGGCGATCGCGCGCAAGTTCAAGCGTGAGAACGGGCTCGATTACACGGCCGCCGAGATCACCGTCGGCACCGGCGGCAAGCAGGTGCTCTACAATGCGCTCATCGCCACGCTCAATCCGGGCGACGAGGTGATCGTGCCGGCGCCCTATTGGGTCAGCTACCCGGACATCGTGCTGCTCGGTGGTGGTACGCCGGTGTTCGTCGAAACGCGCATGGAGGACGGCTTCAAGCTGACGGCGGGCGCCCTCGAGGCCGCGATCACGCCGAAGACCAAGTGGCTCGTCTTCAACTCGCCCTCGAACCCCTCGGGGGCGGCCTATTCCCATGCCGAGCTCAAGGCGCTCACCGACGTTCTCTTGCGCCATCCGCACGTCTGGGTGCTCTCGGACGACATGTACGAGCACCTCACCTACGACGGCTTCCGTTTCGTCACGCCGGTCGAGGTCGAGCCCGCGCTCAAGTCGCGCACGCTGACCATGAACGGGGTGTCGAAATCCTATGCGATGACCGGCTGGCGGATCGGCTATGCGGGCGGACCGGCCGAGCTCATCAAGGCGATGGGCAAGCTGCAGTCTCAGTCGACCTCGAATCCCTCGTCGATCGCGCAGTGGGCGGCGGTCGAGGCGCTCGATGGGCCGCAGGATTTCATCGCCGAGCGGGCCGAGGCCTTCAAGGCGCGGCGCGACCTCGTCGTCTCGATGCTGAACCAGGCCAAGGGACTGCATTGCCCGACGCCGGAGGGGGCATTCTACGTCTATCCCTCGTGCGCCGGCTGCATCGGCACGACATCGGCCTCGGGCAAGGTGATTTCCGACGACGAGGCGTTCGTCACCGCGCTGCTCGAAGAGGAGGGCGTTGCCGTCGTGCAAGGCGCGGCGTTCGGCCTCTCGCCGTTTTTCCGGATTTCCTATGCCACCTCGACTGCCGCGCTCGAAGAAGCTTGCACGCGCATCCAGCGGTTCTGCGGGAATTTGAGGTGA